The sequence below is a genomic window from Lolium perenne isolate Kyuss_39 chromosome 7, Kyuss_2.0, whole genome shotgun sequence.
ACCTTAGGCCCCGTTTGGATATGGAGTATTTCCAAAATATTTTTGAAATACCATGGTTTCTAGAAAAACTTCAGTTTTAAATACTTTGACGTATTTGGCTACACTAAAGTACCACTTTTTTTTTTTCCAAAACCATGGTTTGACAAAAACGCAGTATCTATGTCTAGGCATTGAAACCATGGTTTACGAATACTTCGATTTAACTGAAACGGAGCTGCCGTACTGAGCCTAAATGTGTGATAAACTGTTTTGCAGAGTCTAGGAAAACAAGTTCAACAACACAAGTGATGACACGACAAAAAAGAAGCATCGGACGAAAAGCATGTTCAACACAAACTGAAACACAAGATGACTGAGTTCCAGCTGCATGATGTTGTACAATCTATTTCCTATTTAATAAAAAAAAATACGCTAGCAGATTGTAACTAGGAAAAAAACAGCAGCTTAGATTCATACTCACCTTAGAGAACAGTGGGAGTACAGCAGTTCTGTTTTTGTAACCACAGGCTCCAACTGCCTTTTCGTAGAAAAACAAACAGCTTTGCCAATGTTCTAGTGATCATCAGAGGTTCAGAGATGGCAAATcacaacaaaaaaaaaagttcATATCCTTTGACTTCCCTCACAAGTCACAAAAGACACAGAATCGCACAAACATCAGCCGCAAGACATGATAAAGTTAGAAACTCCCACATATAATAGAAGTCATGAAACTTAAATACTTGATAAAAAAAGATAGCTTTTCAAAGCATGTGCCATCATGCGACTTCCTTAATCATCAGCCCTTCAGTGCCTCCTTAGTAAGCGGATTATTAAGCCTGCTTGAACCTGGACTACTTAGGCAATGTTAGCTTCATTCTCGTAAGATTGGGTGTAATCCACACGGGAGCAGGCCAGTTGGACCAAAGCTGAGGAGACACAAGGTCGTCATTGCTATTACTTCCCAAGTCAAGTACTCCTATATCACGCCAAATATTTTTAAATCGTGAAATAGCCTTACTATCGTCAGTAAAGTAGGCATGATTTCCCTTGAGAGCAGGATATTCTTTGGCACTCAGGCAAAGTGAATGGTTATGCCCAAGAAACAGCACGTGGTCAGGTAAGCCATCGATTTCCGCAAGTCTCATTGTGCCGACATCAAGTTTGTGTAATTTCATTCCCGCAGCATTCAGAACACGTAATTCAGAATCCACAATGTCTCTTGATCTTGAAACAAGCAGCATATCCCCTCATGGAGCCTGAACAATGTACATGAGGTCACATATGCCTAAATCCTTCTCATCCAGACAACTGATAATCTTCATTTTAATAGCAGGACCAGTAAGATCGAAGGCTTGGATCTCTCCCTTTGAAGTCACTGCGTACAAAAGTCCATCCTTGTAATTGCAGTCATGATAGAGCCTGTGTGGTGGCAGCCAGGTCCATTTATCATCCCCTACTCTTGCAAATGAGAGCTGATCGATTGGCCGGTGGATGAGCGCGACGATGTAGCTTCCTGTTGTTGTATCATAAAACACAAACGCCTTGAAGTGGAGGAAGTTCCTTAGCTCACAACGATCAGATGTCCACGGCATGAGGAAACCTTCATATCTAATGTCACTGATTTCATACTGGTAGACAGCGCCCCGGTCGTCGTGGATGGGCTTCACGTGCTCGATGGTGGTCACCGGAGGGAGAGCAATCTGTTCACCGGTGATAGGATTGGTGAGGAGCATTTCAGATCTCTCGTCGACGGTAACCAGGAAGCCGAGCGAGGACCCAATGATGaaccggcggcggatcggcgggtCCGGCAGTGTCAACCTGTAGACCCGCTTCTCCATGAGGCTGTAGAGGCACGCAACATTCTCGCCGGCGGATTCACAGGTGTAGAGCAGGCACGGCGTCTGGGACTGCTTATGCTTGCCGAGGTCGCGCAGGGTGACGTAGGCTGAGCGCCATGACGTGCACACGGCGCCGGCGCGCACGAGGTCAGGGATCTCGAGGGTGCCGAAGACGGTCATCAGGGTGTCCTCCGGTAGCTCCGGCGATGGCTCGGCCGGTAAGCTGGGCGGAAGAGACCTAGCagattagaaaaataaaactttgGCAACTAAAGAGGGGATCCTAGAGGAAGAACACTCACCGGAAGGCGTCGACGCGAGTGGACTGGCTGGGGATCGAGGGGGAGGAGCCGGCGGCGTATCCCGCGAGCGGACGGTTCCGCGGCAGCGATTCGATCGCTCTGCGTTCATGGCCGGGAGAGAGGGGCGGTGGTTCCGAGGGATCCATCTGGAGGCTTCGCGCTGCAGTCACCTCCGGTGGCGGCGGGGGCAGGGCGCCGGCGACTCGGCCGGTCGGCCCTGGTGGTTTGGAGATTTGGACCAGGTGTTGGTGTGCCCGACTCGGTGGTTTGGAGATTTTTTGGAGAGTATGGTAATTGGTAAATAAAACTAGAGAATCAATTGGTGATAGATGGTGGAAAAGGCGTGAAATTCTACATGCATCGAACAAAGATAACCATGTGAAGTAAAAAAATGCAACAAGTACTTACATATACTCATTCCGTCTGAATATATAACTATCTTAATTTTATCTACACACGGATGTATCTAGACTAGACAAATCTTAGTCATAGGTATATCCGTATCTACAGAAAGTTAAGACGCTTAGCTTTAGACGGATGGGTACTCTGTTATTCAGATTCAGAAAAATACTACTGTGACTAGGCTACAACACTAAACAAAAAACGGCCACTATCAACGTTTAGAATATATAATCTAACACTGCCACTCCTACAAATTTCTCAACAATTGTAGAAGGTAGCAGTAAGCGCTTTGAGGGGGAAAAGTAGGAAGCCTTTAGTGGATAAAGAAGACGAGTGACATGAAATTAACACTAAATTACAAGTTATAAGCCGAAGAGGGTATAATAAATAGGATAGTTATGAATGTCAGTAATAATGTGCTAGAAGTCAATAAACAAAAAGAACTATGAAATTAACACTAAATTTCTATGTCGAAAATTATTAACGGGATGCAACCCAGCAACATAGATGTTTCTGCGAAAAACACATAAAGGAAAAAACCAAGACATCGGAATGATTATCTTACAAGTTAGACTCCTTAGTCCCTATAAGGCTATATAAGATGACATTTAAGTTTCTTATTACAAGTAGAACCCAACAGATATAGTGGTGCAATTTTCATTTCTTTTCGTTTCCTTCTTTATATTATTTCTCCTAAATTGTAGTCCCACGTGCCGCCCTCTACCCGTCGTGCAGACTACCCACCCTCCCCCTCTATCATTCCTATTGGTCCGACCCCAATCTCGAATAAGGACTAGTGGCATGCCCAGATGGCAAGGATGTTATGATACGTCCTTGCCCGCCTAGGTTCTAGCTTCTGTGCACTCACGCAGTGCATGGTTGCACCATTATATTAAAATTAAAGTCTAATGGAGTCTTCCCATCCGACCAACATTGTTATTTTCTAAATTGCAATCTCTCCCTCCGCCCTGTAGGAAATATGTAAACTTCGTCGGTATCTTACACACCCCTCGTGCAGACTAACCACCATCAGCCCCCCTATGTCATTCCTATTGGTCTAATCCCGTGCCTGAACAAGAACCAGTTCTTCAGGTACAACTTTGGCACAACTCCACCGATTGAGCATGAAAATCTCTCCCCCGATCATCTTAAATGCTAGATGTCACTATGCCCACATGCGACCAACTCTTGTACCCAAGGATGTGGCGGTGCAACCAGCAGATACGCCATCAGGATCTTGCGATGAGGATGGGAATGGGTCCTGGGGTCCTCACCAAACACATTTGTGGTGGTGTGGCGACACAAAGGATATGAGCGCAATGTCACATGAGTTAGGGAATGTAATATGAACATGTAGGGAGAGAGAGACTGGGGGGGTTCCCTTAGCTGGAAAAACGATCGATAAAGGGTCGTTCAAAATTCCTCCATGCTTCCTAGGTTTGTAGGTTGGAGATGTGTCGTTAAAGGGACATGTACAAAAAAATTAGATGCATGCTTTGTTCAGGTAGTATAGAAGAGTGAGGTTTTAGACATTTAGGAAGTATGCTAGATTTTCTATAAAATGATTGGGCTAAATAAAACTCTACATAATGCATTCCATACATGTTTTGTTTTGTCAGACACAATTTCCCTGTGCCAAAGGCTTGTTCCGTGGCAACTAATCATGTATTAGACCTATAGGTCTTCACTCAAGAGCAAAACACCACTTGTGTTGGACATAAGGAAATCTCAGTTCCTGCTCCTTTGTGCGTCCTAATACCTTACCTCTCATAACGAATTGCAACAGAGGAGGATGGTGAAGCAACAAGCAACCAAGGAAACTTTATTGTTTGCATCTTTGTGGTAATATCGGTTACCCGGCCACCTCGTCATCACATATATGGTATTTCGAATGGACCTGCTCAATTTTGCTAAAGTGTAAACACGTAATATCCCAGCTCAGTAGCTGCGGAAGCAGCTGTAGCACTTGTAACTGGCGAGGGAGGGTGGAGACAAAGAAGTAACCTAAAAAGGCCATACATGAAGACTAGAGCCGGAATAGTTGGAGCTGGAGTAGTTGGAGGGAGTATAAATAGGTAGGCTATATAAAGGGGATTTTCTGGACATTGGTACTCCCGGACCCAATATAACTAAGTTGGGGATTAAGTTACATAGTGTATTGACCACTAAGTTACATAAAAGTCAGAAAGGGAGACCGTTCATTCAAAACTTATATTTTTTTTCAAGTTACATACTATCAAACTTGAGTGAGAAAAATGGCACGCACATACATGCTTGCATCCTCTACATGCAAAAACAATTATTCATAAATTTTAGGCATGACCATATACGGGATTTTAGGACGCACAATAATTTGGCTTAGGAATACTTGAGTCCCGCTGCGTATTTTCATAGGTTGTATGAGATAGTAAATAAGAAGCATGGTCAGAGTAATCAAAAGAGTAAGTTATATAACTTCACACAATTTGACCAAATAATTTAAAAATATAATTGTATTTCGATTTCAAGATTTATTAAACATTAATGAAGATAGACTATCTACTAAAATCATATACCAAACGAACTACTACTTCTATGGCAGACTTCTAACTACTGCAACAAGTGCTTCTCGAGGTCATGCATACTTTTAGGTTTTTTAGCACAAATctataaaaataattttgaaaagGAAGGTCGAGTCTTCTAGGTTTCGATGGTCACATCATAATTTTTATCGCAAAAGATGTCAAGAAAAGTGGtttaaacaaaataaaataaaaaccttgagaaagagaaaaataatttaaaCAAGATATCTTTGGATCCGCCACGTCGCCTTAAAGCTGAGCCGTATGAGATGTTTTGCGCTATCCTAGGCAGCTGGTGGTCGCTGCCATGCCCAAGGCTCAGGCGACTAAGGTTCGTCCAAGGAGCACATATAAGACATGAAACTACTACATCCCGCGATGGGGGTACCTGATTATACATAAGCATGAAGTGCCAGATTCAAACTCACATGTTTCTGCTCCTAAGCTTAAAACTGATAACACTTTGCAACATCTAAGCGTAGGCCGACCGGGAAGGTTCCCTCAACACCGAAGCTTCCAGTCACGTAAAACATACGTCTATCTATCATATTACTATGTCCATGGATGCATACCCGTATGACCATATACTATTTCTTTGCAAACTTAACTCGCAGAAGTGATCCACGAACCTGATAGACAcattgtaagagcatctccagccgcgtctcccaaaacgtcccccaaagggatatggggcgcgccggacaaaaaaaccgttccagccgcgtcccccaaagcccatttttgtccggcgcgcccccatacggtgtccggcgccccgagcccgtccccgtcccacaggggacgcaccggggacgccggacacaacgaaaagcgagacggggagtggcggggccgactcgtcagcggcacaataaatttttaacctaaccgtcgcctacctcgcgacgaaagttattggcggtgcagttcccgcagcgacgcagcgacggtgcagttcccgcagcgacgtgtcccgtcgcgcctagctctgcgtgccggcgttaatgcgcgccaccgctccccgcctccctccggcctataaaagggccgcctctcatcgtccctttcACACACAAACCccagcgcctctctcccaaaccctagccgccaccatctcaacaagactcgacgctatgtccagtagaggcggaggccgacctcgtggccgtggtcgtggtcgtggtcgtggccgcggcagagctgaacgctcgccgtcgccttccacgccgccggcttcatcatcgtcggagatggacgtggagccggacgtgcggttcgagttcgtcctcgtcctcaagggcgacccgcgcggcatccagaggctgccggactccttcgccgactacgtcgccggcgacgatcgcccgcgcacgatgcatctgcgggaggctgcgtgcagctactaccggtggatcgtcgacgtgatctacgacgcgcgcggcaagatgtacctcaacatcggttgggagaagttcgcgcggcaccacagcctccaagccggcttcatcctcctgttctcctacttcggcgacagggacatgagcgtcaaggtcttcgacgagacgcggtgccgccgggactaccacggcgacagcaccgacgaggaggacgactgagtgttctttcttcgcagcgaacatGTGCACGGAGGTTTCcgcctgttcgcctcatcggtagaaccaacaagggcaccatcctcccgctggattttctagtttaggtgactgggtgtgccctcgagtgttctttcttagcagcgaacacaggaaaccttcgatgcacggcctagttaggtttagtttctttgcaaacttttatatttgtgtccacgacggttcaaactatgtattagtttgtggaaaaccacgttccaaactgtgttttcgtgtaaaccacgttccaaattatgtattagtttgtggaaattgaaataaaaaagccaaaaaaaagtattttaaatatttgggggaggcgtttgggggacgcggctggggagcgatgtcccccaaaggcggcacgaacaaaacacgtcccccaaacgctcaatccggcgcggtttgggggacgctttgggggacggcgactggagatgctctaagtcatTGCTCCTTTGAGTCCATATCATCATCCCTAAACGCTGGAGCCATGGATCGACATCTAGAAACACCCAGTACCCACCAACCCTAGGATCTTCCTCCCAAGATCATACTAATCACAACTAGCGAGTACACAACTACCGAGAAGTGGTGAGGTATAGCTAGGTTGCTAGTAGCAGTTTATTAGCAGACCAGAAGATCGTGAGAATGTTGAGACATATATGAACATTTCACTACTAATTTAAAGTCTGATGGTTCGTCAAGATTCATACTTACGTTCAAGATGCGACAATGTCTTGCTGGGTCACTAATCCTAGATACATTAGCCATCCTAAAAGAAATCTAGACGTAGGGCACCACTTATGACAGATCTAAAGAAAAGGCACATTCTACACCTTTTGGCATTCTGAAACCTCTCATGCCTAATTGCCAAACTAACGAGTAGATAGATGAAAGCAGCAAAAATAATGTAAGAATATCCATCGTCTTGGCGGGGATATATTGACAACTTGACCACATCTTGATCACAAAGTATATTACGATGGGTGCATGTGTCCATCTTTTTAGGGTGTATATATCAAGTACTAAGCTCGTAATAGACTAGAAATAGCACTCCGCCGCGTAGGTAGAGTGGGAGGAGAGAAAGAAGTAGAATCTCAAAAACATGTATATATATGTGGACTAGAGTTGGAAGTGGTTCAAGAGTAAAGATGGTGAGTAAATACAGAGAATCTACCTACATGTATCTATATATCTATCTATTTACCGAGAGTGGACAAATGTAGGCCGAGCTATATTAACTCTTTATttcaaaaattcagaaaatatatctttaagtttcaaaaaattcagaaaaaacttcTAGATATAGCCAATGATGGAATCTACGAACATGCAAAATCTCAGTGTGAAATTTTTAGTACTTTAGgggacacaaaaatgacaaatatgTGGATCTGAGTATAGTGAATAGTGCACATTTCAAAACTATAAAACCTTTtatattttgtcatttttgtgttgtCTACAATACAAAGAATTTTACATTGATATTTTGCACGTTTGTAAATTTCATCATTGTCTACATCCATAATTTGTTTTCCAGATTTTTTTGACACTTGAACTATGAttccgaaattttcaaaataaagagctacatgtaaCTCGGCCTCCGTTTATAGTTTTCGGCTATCTATCTATctgtctatctatctatctatctatctatctatctatctatctatctatctatattattattattatatactAATAACAATATACAATTGTCTAATAGAGCAACCTCGTTAATCCACATCACCTAAATTATTTTAATAGCTAGATCAAAAATATGCAGCCAATATTTTATAAAAAGAAATAGTTATGTAACTAACACAGTCTAGGTTACATAACTGTTCAATCTGGTCTGCCACGATATATTATATTAAATAAATATGAGAAAAGGAAAATCGGTAGTGTCAACACATCTATTTCTATAGAACTCTAACTACCTCTGTTAAATTAAAATTTGTAAAAAAATAATTTCGTTAAAAAAGAAAGGACCGATTGCAGAATTCATGCATCTGTTTTGTCCTTTAGACCTGCCTTCCATGCACGCCCAAAGCCCACCATAACATGTACGCTTCTCTTAAAACAATGCACGCACATATCGCACATATGACTGGCATGTGCATGTAGTTTTGGGTGACTGCTACATGCTAGCTAAGTGGATATATGCCATGGACACATGCACAGCTAGCTGATGGTAACTACGGCATCAGATTGTCGTAGTTTTCATTGGTTCATTACGCCGCTGTCTGAGCATATTGATGACCACTCCGATCAAGTCAGCATCTATTATACATGAAGATGAAGCATTGGAGGATACACCAACATGTCGTCTGATTCCTCTGATGACTCCAACTATAAGATGATCATGAGGAAGATGATAGAGCTGGCAGGTCACCGGTGACTAGCAGCGTCGAATCGGCAAATACGGGACTCTTTTCTTCTACGGGAATTATCCACTCTCAAGGAAATGCAAGAAACATCTCGCTCTCATCATGCGAATCAGAGTACATCGCCACCATTATGTTGTGAATACACACACAACACCAACGGGGACTCTTTCCTTCTACATGAACTATCCACTCTCAAGGAAATGCAAGAAACAGAACGTAGTATGTACATCGCCACCGTCACCGCGGTGTGCCATGGCGTCTGGCTTGGATGCTTACTTGGCCACCTACTGGGATCCGAATTATCTCATCGTCGAGCTGCAAGTAGAAAAAAATCCGCGATTCAATTGTGCAAGAACCCTATGTTCCATGACGGCATGACCGAAGCAAGCACAGAGGTGCGATACCACTTCATCAGGGGATGCATTGAGGATGGGTTTGCCTTGGTTCAACACATCGGCACAGAAGATCAACTCGTTGATGTCTTCACCAAGGCGCTTGGACGTGCTTGGTTTCAGGCACTCCGAGAGAAGATCAAGATCGCCGAGATTAAGTAAACACGCTGCACCTGACATAGGGGGGGATTGTTGTAATAAATCTAGAGCCGTGGTAGTTTAGGTGTCATTTTCCATCAGTTTCTTCAGTTAGGACTTAGTCGTTGTTTACGTTAAGTTCAGCTCTAAGTTTGTTGGAAACTGACAGATTCTCGTGTAATGCGATCCATTTGTGGAATGGCACGAACAAAGTGGATTGTGGCTACGTGATTTCTATTGTAATCCGAATAAATGGAAGGGAATGAGAAATCGGAAAAGTTGCAAGTTGTGTGCGGTGTAAAACCCTCGCTAGCTCTCACTCGTTCTCTATTCTTTCAAGTTCTACCCCACCTCCGATCAGGGTTAGGGACGACATAATTAGCCTTCCATGATGCCTTCCCATATGCCTCATCTGCATATTGTTGCTTACCAGATGGTAATGTTGCCGCCGCTGCCTCTAGGCCCATATCAAATTATGTCTCTCAAACACATCGTCACGTTCACGCGATCACTTGTAACAGGGAGCAAAGTTACCTTTTGCGCGCAGAGACGACTGTAGCTCATGCTCACCCCGCAGCAGGGTCAAGTCACGAATTGCTACGTCACAAAGGCTGAAAGGCCCATATTTTTTATTTCCATGAAGAGTGGATAATACATCCTCTACCACATCTCGTTggaccgctcgtactccgccatctGCGCGGTCTTCGCGCTTCCTagttgtcctgctcctccttcacctccggcttcaccTCACGTTTCGGCACGGTGTACGGCGTGGCGCACTGCGAGGAGAGCATCGACCACGCCGGCCCCGAGGAAGAAGAGTTCCAGGAGGACGAGTATGTCCTCCTCGACTGCCAGCGCGCCGAAGCCCGAGGAGATGGCGGCGGGAAGGTGGCATCTCGAGCCGTGGGGCGGCGTTGTGGATGCCATCGACGACGTTCAGGAGGGTGCGCTCAGGAACGCCCCAGAAACAGATGCACCCTCCTTGTTCCATGTGTTCCTCCAGCCGACGAGACTATCAGCTGTTCATGTCGATGTCGTGCTGCGCCTGGGAGAAGTCCACTCACCAGGCATAAGGGAATTTTAAGATAAGATCATCATGATTGTCTCAACAAGAACAACATCATATAAACATATACTCTCTccgtgccaaaaaaaaaaaagatgtcaCAGATTTATCTAAGTTTTTAGATACATCTAGCAAAATTTTCTAAATTCCATGTATCTAATCACATCTAGATACATTTAATTTAGACAAATCTGCGACATTCTTTTGAAATGGAGGGAGTACGTAAATTATGAACATATCATCAACAGTGATTTTATATCTAGAAATACTGGAAATTATTAAAACAAGAACTATACAATATTTTATATCAATATTGCTTATGTAGATTCTAAATGTTAATTGGTATCATTTTATGTATACGTATATAAATAATTAATTAAGAGTAGGCACTACAGGATATTTAGGCTTTGCCATGTACCAACTGAACACCGCAAAGAttctccagaacccggtcaaggcTAGAGCCCAAGTTTTTCGGTTAGCACCGGGCCCCTGAAATCTCAGGACCGGCCCTGTCTATACACCGTAAGATCCTACGTTGTAGACCTTGATAAAATTCCTGCAAAGCAAAagaaggggcggaacttgggcagaacttccggtggccggaagttccggccaagttccggaaacttgcgaaaaccttactggactatactgagccacaaactcggaattccggaacttgcccggaagttgggcggaagttccgctgaccggaacttccggccaactccaccggaacttccggtcctgaagagaaaacctgagcacagacggcgctgagaagcttctgctgaaaaagtcaggccggaacttccgccagattaggccggaacttccgccagatacagaaaacctgcagaacttcagaacagctaaaccaatacatcgatccaacataatttttgatggcttgtacctgtctacatcaacacacataaaaatatacatagtgttgacgtcaaacacacaaaacccaaaagggcgggaaatgttctttcagccggtggcagccgggcctcaagggaatctactggatattaaggtactccttttaatagagtaccggagcaaagcattaacactccgtgaacacatgtgatcctcacatcactaccatcccctccggttgtcccgattcttgtcacttcggggccattggttccggacagcgacatgtgtatacaacttgcaggtaagaccataaaacaatgaatatcgtgatgaaataataacatgttcagatctgagatcatggcactcgggccctagtgacaagcattaagcatagcaagttgcaacaatatcatcaaagtaccaattacggacactaggcactatgccctaacaatcttatgctataacatgaccaatctcatccaatccctacaatccccttcggcctacagcggaggaattactcacacatggatgggggaaacatggctggttgatggagaggcgtcggtggtgatgatggcgatgatctcctccaattccccgtcccggcgaagtgccagaacggagacttctggctcccgagtcggagtttcgcgatgtggcggcgttctggagggtttctggcgacttcgactttcttctcgcgatttttagatcgaaacaccttaaatagtccagaggagggcgtcggaggccggccgagggggccacacgctagggccgcgcgcccccctcctgggccgcgccgccctatggtgtggggccctcgggcctccacctggcttgcccttctggctccgccaatattctgggaaaataggaccttctgcataaattccgaggattttcctgaaagttggatttctgcacaaaaacgagacaccagaacagttctgctgaaaacaacgttagtccgtgttagttgcatctaaaatacacaaattagaggcaaaacaatagcaaaagtgttcgggaaagtagatacgttttggacgtatcaactccccccaagcttagcttattgcttgtcctcaagcaattcagttaacaactgagcgataaaagaactttcacgaacacatttgctcatatgatgtatatattctcatgctatggctaacacttaggcagttcataatgagatgcatacaaataagatcatctaacagctatgtcaatcatggagaggtaccaacaattaataataagcatcatgaatcatgtatataagcaggattgcaatgttcataagagagtatgataaagtggtatctcgcttgcccatgtttgatcagcaaaacataaat
It includes:
- the LOC127312221 gene encoding LOW QUALITY PROTEIN: putative F-box protein At2g33190 (The sequence of the model RefSeq protein was modified relative to this genomic sequence to represent the inferred CDS: substituted 1 base at 1 genomic stop codon) — translated: MDPSEPPPLSPGHERRAIESLPRNRPLAGYAAGSSPSIPSQSTRVDAFRLPAEPSPELPEDTLMTVFGTLEIPDLVRAGAVCTSWRSAYVTLRDLGKHKQSQTPCLLYTCESAGENVACLYSLMEKRVYRLTLPDPPIRRRFIIGSSLGFLVTVDERSEMLLTNPITGEQIALPPVTTIEHVKPIHDDRGAVYQYEISDIRYEGFLMPWTSDRCELRNFLHFKAFVFYDTTTGSYIVALIHRPIDQLSFARVGDDKWTWLPPHRLYHDCNYKDGLLYAVTSKGEIQAFDLTGPAIKMKIISCLDEKDLGICDLMYIVQAPXGDMLLVSRSRDIVDSELRVLNAAGMKLHKLDVGTMRLAEIDGLPDHVLFLGHNHSLCLSAKEYPALKGNHAYFTDDSKAISRFKNIWRDIGVLDLGSNSNDDLVSPQLWSNWPAPVWITPNLTRMKLTLPK